A genomic stretch from Lysobacter soyae includes:
- a CDS encoding phage holin family protein, producing the protein MDEGARNSDGPAPDLLTAFKEIKSAGASGFAAFNDASKAMRTLLAADVSLARSALGRTLALLGVAVSVGAAAVLMLMGALVAWLVQSHGLSLAVAMLMLGLVALVLALLAGLLGSRYFEHTRMKATRRQLARLGIGELADRTPDPGSAVSSKDAVENLKPAAADGAPVKDAQGIDITQP; encoded by the coding sequence GTGGACGAAGGGGCGCGTAACAGCGACGGGCCTGCGCCTGATCTCCTTACCGCGTTCAAGGAGATCAAGAGCGCAGGCGCGTCGGGCTTTGCCGCATTCAATGATGCGAGCAAGGCCATGCGGACATTGCTTGCCGCCGATGTTTCATTGGCACGCAGTGCCCTGGGTCGGACGCTGGCGTTGCTCGGCGTTGCGGTGTCGGTCGGCGCCGCAGCGGTGTTGATGTTGATGGGCGCGTTGGTCGCTTGGTTGGTGCAATCACACGGACTCTCACTCGCGGTGGCGATGTTGATGCTCGGTCTGGTGGCACTGGTTTTGGCACTCCTGGCGGGCTTGCTAGGTAGTCGCTATTTCGAACACACGCGGATGAAGGCGACCCGTCGTCAGCTTGCCCGTTTGGGTATCGGCGAACTGGCGGATCGGACCCCGGATCCGGGCTCGGCAGTGTCGAGCAAAGACGCGGTTGAAAATCTGAAGCCCGCCGCGGCCGACGGCGCACCGGTGAAAGACGCACAAGGTATCGACATCACGCAACCATAG